From a single Oceanispirochaeta sp. M1 genomic region:
- a CDS encoding N-acetyltransferase, translating into MALNIVINSELTQDQIYDLNKLYEVCNKQDKTKYVFDEDDDFKEVDDINTFLLYDGDALVSSINIFAPTKNEAEIIALTDPNSRNCGYFKKLLQNAVKEIRRRDIKSILFVCDSNSNDGNRTISKMNSEYEYSEYLLKFEDETKLIEHQMDEIEISIADENDKEALIDINSRAFNTKMRDESGIIDDFFKGTKRKLYSIKLQLNVIGMIGVYEEENRNYIFGFCIDPDFQGRGIGKITLSEIVKCLPGNKEIVLEVQADNINALSLYQNVGFSIEAEFKYYRSTFFRE; encoded by the coding sequence ATGGCGCTTAATATAGTAATAAATAGTGAACTTACCCAAGATCAAATCTATGATCTTAATAAATTATATGAAGTTTGCAATAAGCAGGATAAAACAAAATATGTTTTTGATGAGGATGATGATTTCAAAGAAGTAGATGATATTAATACATTCTTATTATATGACGGTGATGCTTTAGTTTCATCTATTAATATCTTTGCACCAACTAAAAATGAAGCAGAAATAATTGCGCTAACAGATCCGAATAGTCGTAATTGCGGTTATTTTAAAAAATTACTTCAGAATGCTGTAAAAGAAATTAGAAGAAGAGATATTAAATCAATCTTATTTGTATGTGATTCAAATTCTAATGACGGTAACAGAACAATCTCTAAGATGAATTCAGAATATGAATACTCAGAATATTTATTAAAATTTGAAGATGAGACAAAACTAATAGAACACCAGATGGATGAAATAGAAATATCAATAGCTGATGAAAATGATAAAGAAGCATTGATAGATATAAACTCCAGAGCCTTTAATACAAAGATGAGGGATGAGTCCGGAATTATTGATGATTTCTTTAAAGGTACTAAAAGGAAATTATACAGTATCAAGCTCCAGCTCAATGTAATTGGAATGATAGGTGTTTATGAAGAAGAAAATAGAAATTATATATTCGGATTTTGTATAGATCCTGATTTTCAAGGCAGAGGAATAGGAAAAATTACTCTAAGTGAAATCGTAAAATGTTTACCTGGAAATAAAGAAATAGTTCTGGAAGTTCAGGCAGATAATATTAATGCTTTAAGCCTTTATCAAAATGTTGGATTCTCGATTGAAGCAGAATTTAAATACTATCGAAGCACATTTTTCAGGGAATAA